The Shewanella sp. KX20019 genome window below encodes:
- the rluB gene encoding 23S rRNA pseudouridine(2605) synthase RluB, with amino-acid sequence MSEKLQKVLARAGHGSRREMEAWIAAGRVSVDGEIASLGDRIESDVKVRIDGRTISIKSEEDVICRVIAYHKPEGEICSRKDPEGRPTVFDRLPKTRDSRWVAVGRLDINTSGLLLFTSDGELANRLMHPSNEVEREYAVRTFGEVNDACIQRLRMGVTLEDGPASFDKVKAAGGEGMNKWWHVSLAEGRNREVRRLWESQEVQVSRLIRIRYGMIELPKSLPRGGWIELPMEDVNYLRKTAGMEDETRSILGTDKHSVARAKVRGAKIRRAVKKHKSTASANKPSRSRS; translated from the coding sequence ATGAGTGAAAAATTGCAGAAAGTCTTGGCCCGAGCAGGCCATGGCTCCCGTCGTGAGATGGAGGCATGGATTGCTGCAGGCCGAGTTAGTGTTGACGGTGAAATAGCAAGCCTTGGTGATCGCATTGAATCTGATGTCAAAGTGCGCATTGATGGTCGTACTATTTCCATAAAATCTGAAGAAGATGTGATTTGTCGTGTTATTGCTTATCACAAGCCTGAAGGTGAAATTTGTAGTCGTAAAGACCCAGAAGGTCGCCCTACGGTATTCGACCGCTTGCCAAAAACTCGCGATTCACGCTGGGTTGCGGTTGGACGTTTGGATATTAACACCTCAGGTTTATTACTATTTACCTCTGACGGTGAGTTAGCGAACCGTCTTATGCACCCATCAAATGAAGTAGAGCGTGAATACGCTGTACGTACGTTTGGTGAAGTTAATGATGCTTGTATCCAGCGTTTACGCATGGGTGTCACCTTGGAAGATGGTCCTGCTAGTTTTGATAAAGTCAAAGCAGCTGGCGGCGAAGGCATGAACAAGTGGTGGCACGTCAGCTTAGCTGAAGGTCGTAACCGCGAAGTGCGTCGTTTATGGGAATCTCAAGAGGTTCAGGTGAGCAGACTTATCCGTATTCGCTATGGCATGATTGAGCTACCTAAATCTTTGCCACGTGGCGGTTGGATTGAGTTACCGATGGAAGACGTTAACTACTTGCGTAAAACTGCGGGTATGGAAGACGAAACTCGTAGCATACTCGGCACTGATAAACACAGTGTTGCTCGTGCTAAAGTCCGTGGTGCCAAGATCCGCCGTGCAGTGAAAAAGCATAAATCGACTGCATCAGCAAATAAACCTAGCCGTAGTCGCTCGTAG
- a CDS encoding SO2930 family diheme c-type cytochrome: protein MHNLVILCLMLLLSACGGSSDTKELANEEAPQSPTEPTTDPDPSQSACDATTSEVNWNALMTEDCQQLSQYGLFIDPSIPTIDPIAPGISYQLATQLFSNYASKHRFIFVPPGEKIAYHSSDTFEMPIGTVLVKTFSLPFDTQVLGASNEVLIETRLLIHREAGWTTLPYIWKNNQATLQQAGMDIPHSLNHQGNQETFDYHVPSRAECKICHQSTFASDDQTVRIRPIGIKAHLLNLDINHQGQSSNQLLHWQQLNMLSGLPKLSEVGKTADILDQSASLTTRAKGYLDINCAHCHNSDGFASISGLRLGFYVDHTSYQYGICKQPPGWDGGAKGLSYDIIPSDGEHSILVYRQELNEPKDRMPPIGRAITHTEAVTVIKDWIDAMAPELGNCQH from the coding sequence ATGCATAATCTAGTTATCCTCTGTCTAATGCTACTTCTTAGCGCCTGTGGCGGCTCCAGCGACACAAAAGAACTCGCTAACGAAGAAGCACCACAGTCCCCCACTGAACCAACAACGGATCCTGATCCATCACAGTCAGCATGTGACGCCACGACCAGTGAGGTAAACTGGAACGCCTTAATGACTGAAGATTGCCAGCAATTATCACAATATGGATTGTTTATAGATCCCAGTATTCCGACTATTGACCCTATCGCTCCGGGGATCAGCTATCAGCTTGCTACGCAATTGTTCTCCAACTACGCTAGTAAACACCGCTTCATATTTGTTCCTCCTGGGGAGAAAATAGCATATCACTCAAGTGACACCTTCGAGATGCCAATCGGCACTGTTCTTGTCAAAACGTTCTCGTTACCCTTTGATACACAAGTGCTTGGCGCAAGTAATGAAGTGCTCATTGAAACTCGATTACTAATCCATAGAGAAGCGGGCTGGACCACCCTGCCCTATATTTGGAAAAACAACCAAGCAACACTACAACAAGCAGGCATGGATATTCCCCACAGTTTGAACCATCAAGGTAACCAAGAAACTTTCGATTATCACGTCCCAAGTCGCGCAGAATGTAAAATTTGCCATCAATCAACGTTTGCCAGTGACGATCAAACAGTTCGTATTCGCCCGATAGGGATTAAAGCGCATCTACTCAATCTCGATATTAATCATCAAGGCCAGTCCAGTAATCAACTATTGCATTGGCAACAACTCAATATGCTCTCTGGATTACCTAAACTTAGCGAAGTTGGCAAAACCGCTGACATACTTGACCAAAGCGCATCCCTGACAACGAGGGCAAAAGGCTATTTGGATATCAACTGCGCTCATTGTCACAATTCTGACGGGTTTGCCAGTATTTCAGGGCTACGCCTTGGTTTTTATGTCGACCATACTAGCTATCAATACGGTATTTGTAAGCAACCGCCGGGCTGGGATGGTGGTGCCAAAGGCTTGTCTTACGACATTATTCCTAGCGATGGAGAGCACTCTATTTTGGTTTATCGCCAAGAGCTTAATGAGCCCAAAGATAGAATGCCGCCGATAGGGAGAGCCATTACCCACACCGAAGCTGTGACCGTGATTAAAGACTGGATTGATGCTATGGCACCCGAGCTGGGCAATTGCCAGCACTAA
- a CDS encoding VolA/Pla-1 family phospholipase has product MKKLFLGVAITSALGLTACSEDSYNELVDKTEPLVPQSVIVFDPGNGELPLPNDILFSGTLDGTINIPQDDDPTKPSEANGDYTDPSIALGALDGWSTTAPISIEVAPAMDSDGTVLTLSKASVEQPGAVRMFEATVGGSLSSDPECSSAPDISACKIGEELQFGVDFVTTTSGNKIVIVPLKPLKAKQSYIYATTNLIQDSAGRAIAPSSTYILLKLDIETKPLETPSQLLLQAAVNSYEKGMAAAGGPDAESVSYSGLFTTQSVADVYEVSKLLIAGQPGYMPEFVTPPTDSGYTLAQVLMMPPEHPAYGGASKVNVWSASLKLPVYSECSSTNCFDAEGNISISGWWTAAYDSPVSVLTALQAGTLSQENYFTQATVHGIEDPVAALSDPAQLAGKLWFLDDGTAADKARHLTKFNPIPQIKNYEVVPVQMTVPNFAPAPATGWPTTIALHGLGGGKEMAFAYAGTYGEMGVATVAIDMPLHGARSFGKDLVVPGAYTVSASDPSYGAVVGDETLFSLGDPLAFINIASTLTVRDNFRQATFDHLAVRAALTGYAGQLAAAGAPQVFDNNQISAQGLSLGAIVGTDFATYANTGLTHPTGADLSYVYKLNAASLVAPTGGFAGTFIGSATFGPMLFDNIITSETFMALVEEANEDLGYEPGTPEYDALVKMVYDAFLPTFAFAVQTAVDSADPINHAAMLKATGLPLHLIEIVGDGANSLPDQVLPNRVPGYPVSGTEPLIENLGLECVDTTTVGSGVVRFTKGHHSSIISPSPVEGVTDGLEDVVTVEMQTQAAFFSYSAGLPDAVSPTIYLGLVVGPDAAAAVVQPCM; this is encoded by the coding sequence ATGAAAAAGCTCTTTTTGGGTGTCGCAATCACATCTGCATTGGGTCTCACTGCTTGTAGTGAAGACAGTTATAACGAATTAGTAGATAAGACGGAACCATTGGTCCCTCAGTCTGTCATTGTTTTCGATCCCGGCAACGGTGAATTACCGCTACCTAACGATATCCTTTTTAGTGGAACTCTTGATGGTACCATTAATATCCCACAAGATGACGATCCAACCAAGCCAAGCGAAGCAAACGGGGATTATACCGATCCAAGCATAGCCTTGGGTGCATTAGATGGTTGGTCTACCACAGCGCCTATAAGTATTGAAGTTGCTCCAGCGATGGACAGCGACGGTACTGTATTGACCTTAAGTAAAGCATCGGTTGAACAACCCGGTGCGGTAAGAATGTTCGAAGCAACAGTGGGCGGTTCACTTTCTTCTGATCCAGAATGTAGCAGCGCGCCTGATATTTCAGCCTGTAAAATCGGTGAAGAGCTGCAGTTTGGTGTTGATTTCGTTACGACAACCTCAGGTAATAAAATAGTTATCGTGCCGCTTAAACCACTTAAAGCGAAACAGTCTTACATATATGCCACCACCAACCTGATCCAAGATTCAGCAGGACGTGCAATCGCACCTTCATCTACCTACATATTGCTGAAGTTAGATATTGAAACTAAGCCACTAGAAACACCTTCACAGCTTTTACTGCAAGCCGCGGTAAACAGTTACGAGAAGGGGATGGCAGCTGCGGGTGGCCCGGATGCTGAATCCGTTAGTTATTCAGGACTATTTACCACGCAATCTGTTGCTGATGTTTATGAAGTGTCAAAACTATTAATTGCAGGCCAGCCTGGTTATATGCCTGAGTTTGTAACTCCGCCTACTGACAGTGGTTATACGTTGGCGCAAGTGTTGATGATGCCGCCAGAGCACCCAGCCTATGGCGGTGCGAGTAAAGTTAATGTTTGGAGTGCTTCATTAAAACTGCCGGTATACAGTGAATGCTCATCAACAAACTGTTTCGATGCGGAAGGCAATATTTCAATTAGCGGCTGGTGGACAGCGGCTTATGATAGCCCAGTGTCAGTACTGACCGCGCTGCAAGCGGGCACGCTGAGCCAAGAGAACTACTTTACACAAGCAACAGTGCATGGCATCGAAGATCCAGTTGCTGCATTGAGCGACCCAGCGCAATTGGCTGGCAAACTATGGTTCTTGGATGACGGCACAGCTGCTGATAAGGCGAGGCATCTAACCAAGTTTAACCCGATCCCGCAAATTAAAAACTATGAAGTTGTACCTGTGCAGATGACGGTACCTAACTTCGCGCCAGCACCCGCTACAGGTTGGCCAACAACGATCGCTTTGCATGGTTTGGGTGGCGGTAAGGAGATGGCATTTGCCTATGCTGGTACATATGGAGAGATGGGCGTTGCCACTGTTGCGATTGATATGCCACTTCATGGTGCCCGCTCATTTGGTAAAGATTTAGTGGTTCCTGGTGCGTATACTGTTTCAGCATCTGATCCTAGCTACGGCGCAGTTGTGGGAGACGAGACACTGTTTTCATTAGGTGATCCTTTAGCGTTTATTAACATAGCAAGTACACTGACGGTACGTGATAACTTCCGTCAAGCAACTTTCGATCATTTAGCCGTACGTGCTGCACTAACTGGCTATGCTGGACAATTGGCAGCAGCTGGCGCCCCACAGGTATTTGACAATAACCAGATTAGTGCACAAGGTTTAAGTTTAGGAGCAATCGTAGGTACTGACTTTGCCACTTATGCAAATACGGGGCTAACGCATCCAACAGGGGCTGATCTCAGTTATGTTTATAAACTGAATGCTGCATCATTAGTTGCGCCTACAGGAGGGTTTGCGGGTACTTTCATAGGCTCAGCCACGTTTGGTCCAATGTTGTTTGACAACATTATTACCAGCGAAACCTTTATGGCGCTGGTTGAAGAAGCGAATGAAGATCTCGGTTATGAGCCCGGTACGCCGGAATACGATGCATTAGTCAAAATGGTATATGATGCGTTTTTACCAACCTTTGCTTTTGCGGTTCAAACGGCAGTCGATAGTGCAGACCCAATTAACCATGCCGCGATGCTTAAAGCGACAGGCTTGCCACTACACCTGATTGAAATCGTCGGTGATGGCGCTAACAGCTTGCCTGATCAGGTGTTGCCTAACCGTGTTCCTGGATATCCAGTATCTGGTACTGAGCCGCTCATTGAAAATCTTGGTCTTGAGTGTGTCGATACGACAACAGTAGGCTCTGGTGTTGTGAGATTTACTAAAGGACACCATAGCTCTATTATCTCTCCATCACCTGTTGAAGGTGTTACTGATGGCTTAGAAGATGTGGTGACTGTTGAGATGCAGACTCAAGCAGCATTTTTCTCTTATAGTGCTGGTTTGCCGGATGCCGTGAGCCCGACTATCTATCTTGGTTTGGTTGTAGGCCCTGATGCTGCAGCAGCTGTAGTCCAACCTTGTATGTAA
- the sohB gene encoding protease SohB, whose translation MEFLYEYGLFFAKAVTIVVSILAVVIVVLASTIKHKTDKGELKITNISDDLKSLKHDLKEELLSKKAFKAYEKQLKADEKALEKAQKDNKEPELDPKVYVIDFKGSIDASEVASLREEISAILTIADKGDEVIVNVESGGGMVHGYGLASSQLDRLRQAEIPLSICVDKVAASGGYMMACVANKVYAAPFAIVGSIGVVAQVPNFNRLLKKHDIDYEQHTAGDFKRTLTIFGENTDEGREKFQKELEETHVLFKEFISKYRPELDIEKVATGEHWYGQQAIELGLIDEVSTSDDVIMKLANERTVVKVTYQLKKKLADKIAHGASLSFNAIFNKFAEKDQPHK comes from the coding sequence TTGGAATTTCTGTACGAGTACGGGTTATTTTTTGCAAAAGCGGTAACGATTGTAGTATCGATTTTGGCTGTTGTGATTGTGGTATTAGCATCAACGATAAAGCATAAAACAGACAAGGGTGAGCTCAAAATTACCAATATCAGCGATGACTTGAAATCGTTGAAGCATGACCTTAAAGAGGAGTTGCTGTCTAAAAAAGCATTTAAGGCCTATGAGAAGCAGCTAAAGGCTGACGAAAAAGCGCTAGAGAAAGCACAAAAAGACAATAAGGAGCCTGAACTAGACCCTAAAGTCTATGTTATCGATTTTAAAGGTAGCATCGATGCCAGCGAAGTAGCGTCACTGCGTGAAGAGATCAGCGCTATTTTGACTATCGCAGACAAAGGTGATGAAGTTATCGTCAACGTCGAAAGTGGCGGCGGCATGGTACATGGCTATGGACTTGCTTCAAGCCAGCTTGATCGTTTGAGACAAGCTGAAATTCCATTATCTATCTGTGTCGATAAAGTGGCTGCCAGCGGTGGCTACATGATGGCGTGTGTGGCTAATAAGGTCTATGCAGCTCCTTTCGCTATTGTCGGTTCTATTGGTGTGGTAGCTCAAGTACCGAACTTTAATCGTCTGCTTAAAAAGCATGATATTGATTACGAGCAACATACGGCAGGGGACTTCAAACGTACGCTGACCATTTTTGGTGAGAATACCGATGAAGGGCGTGAAAAGTTTCAAAAAGAGCTTGAAGAGACGCATGTACTGTTTAAAGAGTTTATCTCTAAGTACCGTCCAGAGCTTGATATTGAAAAAGTCGCTACGGGTGAGCATTGGTATGGCCAGCAAGCCATTGAGCTTGGTTTAATCGATGAAGTTTCTACCAGTGATGATGTGATAATGAAGCTTGCAAATGAGCGCACTGTAGTGAAGGTGACTTACCAGCTGAAGAAAAAACTTGCAGATAAAATTGCTCATGGCGCCTCGCTTTCGTTTAATGCAATTTTTAATAAATTTGCAGAGAAAGATCAGCCGCACAAGTAA
- the scpB gene encoding SMC-Scp complex subunit ScpB — translation MAQINPEQLKQLIEASLFVLAKPMTIKALKETVLAEFTVSRAKIKASIDELQLDYEGRGVQLVKVAGGYRFQTLAELSPYLQPLWQEKAAKYSRATIETLAVIAYRQPVTRGDIEFVRGVAISSHIIKSLNDRNWIKVVGHKEVPGRPALYATTTEFLSYFGLDSITELPSLSDPESLDALFSTVKSVAEKTEESTNE, via the coding sequence TTGGCACAGATTAATCCCGAGCAGCTAAAGCAGTTAATAGAAGCGAGCCTTTTCGTGTTGGCTAAGCCAATGACGATCAAAGCGCTTAAAGAAACCGTACTTGCAGAGTTTACTGTTTCTAGAGCGAAGATAAAGGCCTCTATTGATGAGCTGCAGCTTGATTATGAAGGGCGTGGAGTACAGCTAGTTAAGGTTGCAGGAGGGTATAGATTTCAAACTCTTGCAGAGCTAAGCCCGTACTTGCAACCATTGTGGCAGGAGAAGGCTGCTAAATATTCTCGTGCCACCATAGAAACATTGGCAGTTATTGCCTATCGACAACCTGTCACCCGTGGTGATATTGAGTTTGTTCGAGGTGTGGCAATTAGCAGCCATATCATTAAGAGTTTAAACGATAGGAACTGGATTAAAGTTGTGGGTCATAAAGAAGTGCCGGGAAGACCAGCGCTTTATGCCACAACCACAGAGTTTCTATCATATTTCGGTTTGGACAGCATCACGGAACTCCCGTCGTTGTCAGATCCCGAATCATTGGACGCACTTTTCTCGACAGTGAAAAGTGTTGCCGAAAAAACAGAAGAGTCTACTAATGAGTGA
- a CDS encoding YciK family oxidoreductase — translation MLEYQAAKDLLNGKVILVTGAGDGIGKTAALTYAQHGATVILLGKTVKKLEAVYDQIEQAGYPKPAIVPLDLKGATEQNYLDMAETIEQQFGQLDGLLHNAGMLGVLGPFEHITMSSVEEVFKVNVIAEIMLTKALLPVMRKSASASLIFTSSSVGRQARSFWGEYAMSKFATEGMMQAIAHEYEGSNIRTNSINPGATRTGMRANAYPAENPQLLKKPEEIMPTYLYLMGKDSSDVNGQQLNAQ, via the coding sequence ATGTTGGAATATCAAGCTGCAAAAGATTTACTTAATGGCAAAGTTATATTAGTCACAGGTGCTGGTGACGGCATCGGAAAAACAGCGGCGCTAACATACGCTCAGCACGGCGCCACAGTCATTCTGTTAGGTAAAACGGTAAAAAAGCTAGAAGCAGTATATGACCAGATTGAACAAGCTGGTTATCCAAAACCTGCTATTGTTCCGCTCGATCTGAAAGGCGCTACCGAGCAAAACTACCTCGATATGGCTGAAACTATTGAACAGCAATTCGGACAATTAGATGGATTATTGCATAACGCCGGCATGTTAGGCGTGTTAGGTCCGTTTGAACATATCACTATGAGCTCTGTGGAAGAGGTGTTTAAAGTTAATGTGATTGCTGAAATTATGTTAACTAAAGCCTTACTGCCAGTCATGCGTAAATCAGCAAGCGCGTCGCTTATCTTCACCTCAAGCAGTGTTGGCCGCCAAGCCCGCTCATTTTGGGGAGAGTATGCAATGTCGAAATTTGCGACCGAGGGCATGATGCAGGCAATCGCTCATGAATACGAAGGCAGTAACATTCGTACTAACAGTATTAACCCAGGTGCGACTCGCACCGGTATGCGTGCTAATGCCTACCCAGCTGAAAATCCACAACTGCTTAAAAAGCCTGAAGAGATTATGCCTACTTATCTGTATTTAATGGGCAAAGACTCAAGCGACGTTAATGGCCAACAGCTTAACGCACAGTAA
- a CDS encoding helix-turn-helix domain-containing protein produces the protein MHQVCSYKPHLMVGDQSYPAYELRNLVNYLKKHFGRSAAAQLCRDIGVTETELVHSQFVYVWQVDYAMTYLQNVSNDAEVGVKAASDYKVADLGFLLSYLAKFNTLGECLEFVIAHPELVGSFSDIFLRNEEGALKVRWLNTNKLETDKYSCQFQHSIGSLMTFAEELTGEKVQAKEIILAEPKRQTEFLASRTGANIQFDGQFFEWSIEQKFLMLPITFSFENVDLTPEISLAQSYITDVLAVLRECAPQLPSMESMAVTQEISTRTLRRRLSAAGTNYQKLIDQVRCQMAVNLILSSEHSIEAISDLMGFGDISHFRQSFKHWIGHPPGHFHRLHQGESKATNKD, from the coding sequence ATGCACCAAGTCTGCAGTTATAAACCTCATCTAATGGTTGGCGATCAATCCTACCCCGCGTATGAATTGAGGAATTTGGTTAATTACTTAAAAAAGCACTTTGGTCGCTCGGCTGCAGCGCAATTGTGCCGAGATATCGGTGTGACAGAGACTGAGCTAGTACACAGCCAGTTTGTTTATGTATGGCAAGTCGATTATGCAATGACCTACCTACAAAATGTCAGTAACGATGCAGAAGTTGGAGTAAAAGCAGCGAGCGATTACAAAGTTGCTGATTTAGGTTTCTTACTCAGCTATTTAGCCAAGTTTAACACCCTAGGTGAATGCCTCGAATTTGTTATCGCACATCCCGAATTGGTCGGAAGTTTTTCTGATATATTCCTTAGAAATGAAGAGGGCGCGCTGAAAGTCAGATGGCTTAATACTAATAAGTTGGAGACCGATAAATATAGTTGTCAGTTTCAGCACAGTATCGGTTCGCTTATGACCTTTGCCGAGGAGCTGACGGGCGAAAAGGTTCAAGCTAAAGAGATTATATTGGCCGAACCTAAGCGACAAACTGAATTTTTAGCGTCTCGAACGGGGGCGAATATTCAGTTTGATGGGCAATTTTTTGAGTGGTCTATAGAGCAGAAATTTTTAATGCTGCCGATAACCTTTTCATTTGAAAATGTCGATTTGACGCCAGAGATAAGTCTGGCTCAGTCGTATATTACCGACGTGCTAGCTGTATTAAGAGAATGCGCTCCCCAATTACCGAGTATGGAGTCGATGGCGGTAACGCAAGAGATCAGTACACGTACACTGAGGCGTCGACTTTCAGCAGCAGGCACTAATTACCAAAAGTTGATTGATCAGGTTCGCTGCCAAATGGCGGTGAATCTTATTTTATCCAGTGAACATTCTATCGAAGCCATCTCCGACTTAATGGGCTTTGGAGATATTAGCCATTTTAGGCAGAGTTTTAAGCACTGGATTGGCCATCCTCCGGGTCATTTTCATCGTCTACATCAGGGGGAAAGTAAGGCGACTAATAAAGATTAA
- a CDS encoding parallel beta-helix domain-containing protein yields MFNNKPSWLMPTLIATAVAISLGACSSDDDDTTTEIETPPVVTPEPEGPTFPEGAIMIEDGENLTIRIQEALIDAQSNDVIVLPKGTFEIESTLLFDGDVDGDGSYAKNITIMGYGQNETILDFSKSNSGDGIFVQNAVNIIIQDLSVNEAKNNGIKLKNTNGIILRRLATVWEGELDEGNGAYGLYPVECENILIEDTYVRGSADAGIYVGQSQYIVVRRNIAKENVAGIEIENSKYADVYDNEAMGNTGGILVFDLPINNHRYGSSVRIFNNKVYDNNTKNFANASANPAGVHIVPPGTGMIILSTDDVEIFNNEITGHDTMGVAITSFFIAEPDMSAFVANYGQPGQPIEDGWRPTPRNIYLHDNVISGYGQKPNGYLIDDIIKGYLFTHGAFPGVLYDGLGEMLSNNGTAAYLGLQELPFSTDGSDNVCASDNGDVSFGRLYANDNTDPANPEVLYEKTQNKLMNCAQVSLPVHTVTFGDQIFGCGVDDNTEGCDGGILVGGGGSIGEDEGGLVGDGDLSLCKAESTNASWDALLKANCPNLSDYNLFADATNPGNAPNSGGLPYDLNTPLFTDYSSKYRYVFVPEGKKADFSAMESMDFPVGTVLVKTFALPADTSKRGLSNEDLVETRLLIHRESGWTALPYVWNAEKVDAVLAKAGAIQGKKVVHNGDTMDFDYVVPSMNQCKQCHQFKPDADSPAKFVPIGPKARQLNRDYAYSDGSMNQLLKWQSAGILQGVPEVATIDTVPAYNDGDETSVAELSDDALMKTAKGYLDINCAHCHRPEGNASNTGLKLEYWRDYAEDAGYSHGTCKSPVAYGGGSLGFDVVPGSPEESILHFRMDSNDPGDRMPEIGRSLSHAEGVALINEWIKRLPSASCSG; encoded by the coding sequence ATGTTCAACAACAAACCTTCTTGGCTAATGCCGACATTAATCGCTACCGCAGTTGCAATAAGTTTGGGGGCTTGCTCATCTGACGATGACGATACAACAACAGAAATAGAGACACCGCCCGTTGTCACTCCTGAACCAGAAGGGCCAACGTTCCCTGAAGGTGCAATAATGATCGAGGACGGTGAAAACCTCACTATTCGTATCCAAGAAGCGCTTATCGATGCGCAAAGTAACGATGTGATCGTTCTGCCAAAAGGGACATTTGAGATCGAATCAACACTTTTATTTGATGGTGATGTCGACGGTGATGGTAGTTACGCTAAAAATATAACCATAATGGGCTACGGTCAGAATGAGACCATTCTGGATTTCTCAAAATCTAACTCTGGCGACGGTATCTTTGTTCAAAATGCGGTCAATATAATCATTCAAGATCTGTCTGTGAATGAAGCTAAAAATAACGGTATCAAGCTTAAGAATACTAACGGCATTATATTACGTCGCCTCGCTACTGTTTGGGAGGGTGAACTAGATGAAGGTAATGGAGCTTATGGCCTCTATCCAGTCGAGTGTGAAAACATTCTTATTGAAGACACTTATGTACGCGGTAGTGCTGATGCGGGTATTTATGTCGGTCAATCGCAATACATAGTTGTTAGACGTAATATAGCCAAAGAAAACGTTGCCGGTATTGAGATTGAAAACTCAAAATATGCTGATGTGTATGACAACGAAGCCATGGGTAATACTGGTGGTATCCTTGTTTTCGACCTGCCGATTAACAACCATAGATATGGTTCCAGTGTCAGGATTTTCAATAACAAAGTCTACGATAACAATACTAAAAACTTTGCTAACGCTTCAGCCAACCCTGCAGGTGTTCATATTGTGCCGCCGGGCACAGGTATGATTATTCTATCTACTGATGACGTTGAAATCTTTAACAACGAAATCACCGGTCACGATACCATGGGTGTGGCAATCACCAGTTTCTTTATTGCTGAGCCTGACATGTCGGCTTTTGTCGCTAACTATGGCCAGCCAGGCCAACCAATTGAAGATGGCTGGCGACCGACACCACGTAATATTTATCTGCACGATAACGTCATCAGCGGGTATGGCCAAAAGCCAAACGGCTACCTAATTGATGATATAATTAAAGGATACCTTTTTACCCACGGTGCATTTCCAGGAGTTTTATATGATGGCCTCGGCGAAATGCTATCCAATAATGGTACCGCTGCTTACTTAGGCCTTCAAGAGTTGCCTTTTTCTACAGACGGCAGTGATAACGTTTGTGCAAGCGATAATGGTGATGTGTCATTTGGTCGCTTATACGCTAACGATAATACTGATCCAGCCAACCCTGAAGTGCTTTATGAGAAAACTCAAAATAAGCTGATGAACTGTGCTCAGGTGAGCTTACCCGTTCATACCGTGACCTTTGGTGATCAAATTTTCGGTTGCGGCGTTGATGACAATACCGAAGGTTGTGATGGTGGTATTCTCGTCGGTGGTGGCGGTAGCATTGGCGAAGATGAAGGCGGCCTGGTAGGAGATGGTGACTTAAGTCTTTGTAAGGCCGAAAGCACTAATGCCTCTTGGGACGCACTGCTGAAAGCAAACTGTCCAAACCTTTCAGACTACAACTTGTTTGCCGATGCAACAAATCCAGGCAACGCCCCCAACTCTGGTGGCCTACCTTATGATTTAAATACGCCACTGTTTACTGATTACTCAAGTAAATACCGCTACGTATTTGTGCCTGAAGGTAAAAAAGCTGATTTCTCGGCTATGGAGTCAATGGACTTCCCTGTCGGCACGGTCTTAGTGAAGACATTTGCACTTCCTGCTGATACGAGTAAGCGTGGCTTATCGAATGAAGACTTGGTCGAAACACGTTTATTAATCCATCGTGAGAGTGGTTGGACTGCACTGCCTTATGTGTGGAACGCTGAAAAAGTGGATGCTGTACTCGCGAAAGCGGGCGCAATTCAAGGGAAAAAGGTTGTCCACAATGGCGACACCATGGACTTTGATTATGTCGTGCCGAGCATGAACCAGTGTAAACAGTGTCACCAATTTAAGCCTGATGCAGATAGTCCTGCGAAATTTGTCCCTATTGGACCCAAAGCACGCCAACTTAACAGAGATTATGCCTACAGTGATGGCAGCATGAATCAGTTGTTAAAATGGCAGTCCGCTGGCATTTTACAAGGTGTTCCAGAGGTGGCTACGATCGACACCGTACCGGCTTACAATGATGGTGATGAGACCAGCGTTGCCGAGCTTAGTGATGACGCATTGATGAAAACAGCCAAAGGTTATTTAGACATTAACTGCGCTCATTGTCATCGCCCAGAAGGTAATGCCTCTAATACAGGTCTAAAGCTCGAATATTGGAGAGATTACGCTGAAGACGCTGGCTATTCGCACGGTACATGTAAGTCACCCGTTGCCTATGGGGGCGGTTCACTTGGCTTTGACGTTGTCCCTGGCAGCCCAGAAGAATCAATCTTGCACTTCCGTATGGACAGTAATGATCCTGGTGACAGAATGCCAGAAATTGGTAGAAGTCTCTCTCACGCTGAAGGCGTTGCATTAATCAACGAGTGGATTAAGCGCCTGCCTAGTGCATCTTGCTCAGGTTAA